The Tenacibaculum jejuense genome includes a window with the following:
- a CDS encoding ABC transporter permease, which yields MKSNSNSLHQLALRKFKKNKLGVFSFSYIVLCGLIAIFCYVLAPDNSNSANQMHLEIHSKPPGFNVLMLKIPNQQQEKTSLYTTLIEGKKNDFKELPILSYSVQNNILEVIKYADQLPKSYPLSIFNNEPKKFISKSTFVFGTDKYGRDLLSRLLIGTRISFFIGFIAVFISLIIGIPIGAIAGYYGKKIDAFIMWFINVTWSIPTLLLVVAFILVMGKGYWQVFIAVGLTMWVEVARIVRGQVISAKQEQYVEAAKALGFSNLRIIFKHILPNIMAPIIVISAANFAAAILIESGLSFLGIGAQPPTPSWGAIIKNHYNYIILGKPYLALIPGIAIMSLVMAFMLLGNALRDALDVKS from the coding sequence ATGAAAAGTAATTCGAATTCTTTACATCAGCTTGCCCTTAGAAAATTCAAAAAAAATAAACTGGGTGTTTTTAGTTTTAGCTACATCGTTCTCTGCGGATTAATAGCTATATTTTGCTATGTTTTAGCTCCAGATAATTCTAATTCAGCTAATCAAATGCATTTAGAAATTCATTCAAAACCTCCTGGTTTTAATGTATTAATGCTTAAAATTCCTAATCAACAACAAGAAAAAACATCTTTATATACCACATTAATAGAAGGAAAAAAAAATGATTTTAAAGAATTACCTATTTTATCATATTCTGTACAAAATAATATTTTAGAAGTAATAAAATACGCTGATCAACTTCCTAAATCTTATCCTTTATCTATCTTTAATAACGAGCCTAAAAAGTTTATTAGTAAAAGTACTTTTGTATTTGGAACAGATAAGTATGGAAGAGACTTATTAAGTAGATTACTTATAGGTACTAGAATATCATTTTTCATCGGTTTTATCGCTGTTTTTATCTCTTTGATCATAGGAATACCAATTGGTGCAATTGCGGGTTACTATGGCAAAAAAATAGACGCATTTATTATGTGGTTTATTAATGTGACATGGTCTATTCCAACATTACTTTTAGTAGTTGCCTTTATATTAGTCATGGGAAAAGGTTATTGGCAAGTTTTTATTGCTGTAGGTTTAACCATGTGGGTTGAAGTTGCTAGAATAGTTCGTGGGCAAGTAATTAGCGCAAAACAAGAACAATATGTAGAAGCAGCTAAAGCTTTAGGCTTTTCTAACCTTAGAATTATTTTCAAGCATATTCTTCCTAATATCATGGCGCCTATTATTGTTATCTCTGCTGCTAACTTTGCCGCAGCAATTTTAATAGAAAGTGGATTAAGCTTTTTAGGAATTGGTGCACAACCACCAACACCATCTTGGGGAGCAATAATTAAAAATCACTACAACTACATTATATTAGGAAAACCCTATTTAGCATTAATTCCAGGAATTGCAATTATGAGTTTGGTTATGGCTTTTATGTTGTTAGGAAATGCCTTAAGAGATGCAT
- a CDS encoding mechanosensitive ion channel family protein, which produces MTIAILGYLIFKILRYYGSKFLKKLANKTKTEFDNILIKNSFFLNLARVLVLIITYGSLAFILIDFPHFLEYAKRFVNLLIVLSFVSLVKSILQSIKDFLRTLPAFKDKPLESYVQIFMILLWIIAFVVSFSIVTGKPLLRFFTALGAFSAVLLLIFKDTILGFVASIQISVYDTVRLQDWITMEKFGADGNVIEINLTSVIVKNFDNTITSIPTYSLISDSFKNWRAMNHSGGRRIKRAIQIKINSIHFLSDHEIEHFKKIELIKDYVTEKSDEVHLYNTSNNIDKSLLINGRNLTNFGMFRKYIDMYLKNHPKINQDLLFMSRQLSPTSNGVPLEIYAFSSEKEWIVYERIMADIFDHIFASVSFFDLEVYENPSSLDITNLKTNTDEK; this is translated from the coding sequence TTGACTATAGCAATATTAGGATATTTAATATTTAAAATATTGAGGTATTATGGAAGTAAATTCTTAAAAAAATTAGCTAATAAAACTAAAACTGAGTTTGACAATATACTTATTAAGAATTCATTCTTTTTAAACTTAGCTCGTGTGCTAGTGTTAATTATCACTTACGGAAGTTTAGCTTTTATATTAATTGATTTCCCTCATTTCTTGGAGTATGCAAAGCGATTTGTTAATCTTTTAATTGTATTAAGTTTTGTTTCCTTGGTTAAAAGTATACTTCAAAGTATAAAAGATTTTTTACGCACTTTACCTGCTTTTAAAGACAAACCTTTAGAAAGTTATGTGCAAATCTTTATGATTCTCTTATGGATTATTGCTTTTGTAGTTTCTTTTTCAATAGTTACGGGTAAACCTTTATTGCGTTTCTTTACTGCTCTGGGTGCTTTTTCTGCAGTATTACTTTTAATTTTTAAAGACACTATTTTAGGTTTTGTGGCTAGTATTCAAATTTCAGTTTACGATACTGTTCGTTTGCAAGATTGGATTACTATGGAAAAGTTTGGCGCTGATGGAAATGTTATTGAAATTAATTTAACTTCAGTAATTGTAAAGAATTTTGATAATACCATTACTAGTATTCCTACCTATTCTTTAATTTCTGATTCTTTTAAAAACTGGAGAGCAATGAATCACTCTGGTGGAAGACGAATAAAAAGAGCTATTCAAATTAAGATTAACAGTATTCATTTTCTTTCTGACCACGAAATTGAACACTTCAAAAAGATTGAACTAATTAAAGATTATGTTACGGAAAAATCAGATGAAGTACATCTTTATAATACATCTAATAATATAGACAAGTCGTTACTTATTAACGGAAGAAACTTAACGAATTTCGGTATGTTTAGAAAGTATATTGACATGTACTTAAAAAATCATCCGAAAATAAACCAGGATTTACTCTTTATGAGTAGACAGTTATCTCCTACTTCCAATGGAGTTCCTTTAGAAATTTATGCTTTTAGTAGTGAAAAAGAATGGATTGTTTATGAGCGAATTATGGCCGATATTTTTGACCATATTTTCGCTAGTGTTTCTTTCTTTGATTTAGAAGTTTATGAAAACCCTTCTAGCTTAGATATTACCAATTTGAAAACAAATACTGATGAAAAGTAA
- a CDS encoding queuosine precursor transporter — MTEKNKLLAQNIFLVLAALFIASLVASNLIFQKFFYWYPVDLEVFGVKLFEISVGLLPYPVTFLITDILSEIYGKKKANQVVVAGIFASLFSLLIIYAGKAAPATVWSPVNDETYNLVFGAAPLAVVASMLAYLFAQFIDIRVYHFWKNLTKGKYLWLRNNFSTFTSQFIDTLTVLVLLCSFEIIIWDKFLGLLISGVIFKIIIAALDTPLLYLAVYFFRKRFNLGIGEEIQDI; from the coding sequence ATGACTGAGAAAAACAAACTACTTGCTCAAAATATTTTTCTAGTTTTAGCGGCCTTGTTTATTGCTTCATTAGTAGCTTCAAATTTAATTTTTCAAAAATTTTTCTATTGGTATCCTGTCGATTTGGAAGTTTTTGGTGTAAAATTATTTGAAATCTCTGTAGGTTTATTACCATATCCAGTTACTTTTTTAATTACAGATATTTTATCTGAAATTTATGGTAAAAAAAAAGCAAACCAAGTTGTTGTTGCTGGAATTTTCGCTTCTCTTTTCTCTTTACTAATAATTTATGCAGGTAAAGCTGCACCAGCCACTGTTTGGTCACCTGTAAATGATGAAACCTATAACCTAGTTTTTGGAGCTGCTCCTTTAGCAGTTGTAGCTTCTATGCTTGCCTATTTATTTGCTCAATTTATAGATATCAGGGTTTATCACTTTTGGAAAAACTTAACCAAGGGAAAATATTTATGGCTAAGAAATAATTTTTCAACCTTTACATCTCAATTTATTGATACATTAACTGTATTAGTACTGCTTTGCTCTTTTGAAATTATCATTTGGGATAAATTCTTAGGGTTATTAATAAGCGGAGTTATTTTTAAAATTATAATTGCCGCTTTAGATACACCTTTACTCTATCTTGCAGTATATTTTTTCAGAAAAAGATTTAATTTAGGCATTGGGGAAGAAATTCAAGATATTTAA
- the fabD gene encoding ACP S-malonyltransferase, producing the protein MKAYVFPGQGAQFTGMGLDLYEKSPIAQELFEKANSILGFSITDVMFEGSADELKQTKVTQPAIFLHSVILAKVLGEEFKPDMVAGHSLGELSALVANGVLSFENGLTLVSKRALAMQKACEAQESTMAAVLGLEDAVVEETCNAIDGVVVAANYNCPGQLVISGEIEAINKACEVLKEKGAKRALVLPVGGAFHSPLMEPAREELAKAIEETTFNTPNCPVYQNVAAKAITDPNEIKENLIAQLTAPVKWTQCVQAMIADGATEVIEVGPGKVLQGLMRKIDRSVAASGASFGEE; encoded by the coding sequence ATGAAGGCATATGTTTTTCCTGGACAAGGAGCACAGTTTACAGGAATGGGATTAGATTTATATGAAAAATCACCTATCGCTCAAGAGCTTTTCGAAAAAGCAAATTCTATTTTAGGTTTTAGTATTACCGACGTAATGTTTGAAGGTAGTGCTGATGAATTAAAACAAACGAAAGTAACTCAACCAGCCATATTTTTACACTCAGTTATTCTAGCTAAAGTATTAGGAGAAGAATTTAAACCAGATATGGTTGCAGGACATTCTTTAGGAGAATTATCTGCTTTAGTTGCAAATGGTGTTTTATCTTTTGAAAATGGTTTAACATTAGTTTCTAAAAGAGCTTTAGCTATGCAAAAAGCTTGTGAAGCTCAAGAATCTACTATGGCAGCTGTTTTAGGTTTAGAAGACGCAGTTGTAGAAGAAACTTGTAATGCTATTGATGGAGTAGTAGTAGCAGCAAATTATAATTGTCCTGGACAGTTAGTAATTTCTGGAGAAATTGAAGCGATTAATAAAGCTTGTGAGGTTTTAAAAGAAAAAGGAGCGAAGAGAGCTTTAGTATTACCAGTTGGTGGAGCTTTTCATTCGCCATTAATGGAACCAGCTAGAGAAGAGTTAGCAAAGGCTATTGAAGAAACTACTTTCAATACGCCAAATTGCCCAGTATATCAAAACGTAGCAGCAAAAGCGATTACAGATCCTAATGAGATTAAAGAAAATTTAATTGCGCAATTGACTGCGCCTGTAAAATGGACACAATGTGTGCAAGCAATGATTGCTGATGGAGCAACTGAAGTGATAGAAGTTGGTCCTGGAAAAGTTTTACAAGGTTTAATGCGTAAGATTGATAGAAGTGTAGCTGCTAGTGGAGCAAGCTTCGGAGAAGAATAA
- a CDS encoding M16 family metallopeptidase, translating into MIKNLTFGLLFCILIGCTSSEQESKKVDLKIDYEKITLDNGLDVIFHVDKSDPVVAVELMVHVGSAREIEGRTGFAHLFEHLLFLESENLGKGGLDKMSARIGGSGANGSTSRDRTNYLQTVPSDALEKMIWAEADKLGWFINTVTDPVLAKEKQVVKNEKRQSVDNRPYGHRQYVIGKNLYPKDHPYNWQVIGSLEDLQNATLQDVKNFFKKWYVPNNATLVLSGDLDVTQAKEWVHKYFDEIPKGETIAPIQKRPGIVKETKHIVYEDNFARLPELTLTWPTVEQYHEDAYALDILAEYLSNGKKAPLNKVLVDDLKLTSGTTMFNFNSEIAGQTQLIVRAFSNTKLDEVQKGIYTAFVDFEKNGIPQKDLDRIKAGLETDFYNSLSSVLGKGSRLASYNTYTGNPGYVTKELNETLAVTTTDVMTAYNKYIKDKNYIATSFVPKTQQELALSNSVEANVIEEKIVTGAEESFDSSIAATYEKTPSSFDRSVEPPYGKAPESKTPNVWKDELKNGLKVFGIQSDEVPLVQFNFVIEGGQLLENMDKLGVANLTASLLEKGTKNKDVSQLEDELAQLGASVSIFATKNNIRVFGNTLKRNYKQTLALVQEMLLEPRWDEAEFELLKKGAITNLRSQEASPTSIASNQYNVLIYGKDNIRSKNILGDIKSVESITIDDLKAYYNNFFSPSITTMHVVGDIDKENIMASLQELDKKWMAKEVTIPSFKTPEAPEKSTVYFYDIPNAKQSQLRFGAPALAFNDADYYPATVMNYILGGGGFASQLTQQLREGKGYTYGVRSGFSGGKDKGAFTIGSGVRSNVTLEASQLVKQILENYAKNYSEKDLATTKGFLIKSNARAFETTGAKLRMLENISTYNLANNYMKDREKIVSEMTILRIQELANQYVDPNKMIWLVVGDAETQLKRMKELGFGEPVLLNKLQEKVKQ; encoded by the coding sequence ATGATAAAAAACTTAACTTTTGGACTCCTATTTTGTATTTTAATAGGATGTACTTCTTCTGAACAAGAATCCAAAAAAGTAGATTTAAAAATAGATTATGAAAAAATCACATTAGACAATGGTTTAGATGTTATTTTTCATGTTGATAAATCAGACCCTGTTGTGGCTGTAGAACTTATGGTTCATGTGGGTTCTGCAAGAGAAATAGAAGGTAGAACTGGTTTTGCTCATCTTTTTGAACACTTATTATTCTTAGAATCGGAAAATTTGGGTAAAGGTGGACTTGATAAAATGAGCGCACGAATTGGTGGTTCTGGTGCTAATGGATCTACTTCAAGAGATAGAACAAATTATTTACAAACTGTTCCAAGCGATGCTTTAGAAAAAATGATTTGGGCAGAAGCTGATAAATTAGGTTGGTTTATAAATACAGTTACAGATCCTGTTTTAGCGAAAGAAAAACAAGTTGTAAAAAATGAAAAAAGACAAAGTGTTGATAATAGACCATATGGACATAGACAATATGTAATTGGAAAGAATCTGTATCCAAAAGATCATCCATACAATTGGCAAGTAATTGGTTCTTTAGAAGATTTACAAAATGCTACTTTACAAGATGTAAAAAACTTCTTTAAAAAATGGTATGTTCCTAACAATGCTACCTTAGTTTTATCTGGTGATTTAGATGTTACTCAAGCTAAAGAATGGGTTCATAAATATTTTGATGAAATTCCTAAAGGTGAAACAATTGCTCCGATTCAAAAAAGACCTGGAATTGTTAAAGAAACTAAACACATAGTTTATGAAGATAATTTTGCTCGTTTACCAGAATTAACATTAACATGGCCAACTGTAGAACAATATCATGAAGATGCATATGCTTTAGATATTTTAGCAGAATATTTAAGTAATGGAAAAAAAGCTCCTTTAAATAAAGTTTTGGTAGATGATTTAAAATTAACATCAGGCACAACAATGTTTAATTTCAATTCTGAAATTGCAGGCCAAACTCAATTGATCGTTAGAGCTTTCTCTAACACAAAATTAGATGAAGTTCAAAAAGGGATTTATACAGCATTTGTTGATTTTGAAAAAAACGGAATTCCTCAAAAAGATTTAGATCGTATTAAAGCTGGTTTAGAAACAGATTTTTATAACAGTTTATCTAGCGTTCTTGGTAAAGGTTCTCGTTTAGCTTCTTACAATACATATACTGGAAATCCTGGTTATGTTACTAAAGAATTAAATGAAACATTAGCAGTTACTACTACAGATGTAATGACTGCTTACAACAAATATATAAAAGACAAAAACTATATCGCTACTAGTTTTGTTCCAAAAACTCAACAAGAATTAGCTTTATCAAACTCGGTAGAAGCAAATGTAATTGAGGAAAAAATAGTTACAGGTGCAGAAGAATCATTCGATTCATCAATAGCAGCAACTTATGAAAAAACACCTTCATCTTTTGATCGTTCTGTTGAGCCTCCATATGGAAAAGCTCCAGAATCAAAAACTCCAAATGTTTGGAAAGATGAATTAAAAAACGGTTTAAAAGTATTTGGAATTCAAAGTGATGAAGTTCCATTAGTACAATTCAATTTCGTTATTGAAGGTGGACAATTACTTGAAAACATGGATAAATTAGGTGTTGCAAATTTAACAGCTAGTTTATTAGAAAAAGGAACTAAAAATAAAGATGTAAGTCAGTTAGAAGATGAGTTAGCTCAATTAGGAGCATCTGTAAGTATTTTTGCAACTAAAAATAATATTCGTGTTTTTGGTAATACACTAAAACGTAATTACAAACAAACATTAGCTTTAGTTCAAGAAATGCTTTTAGAACCTAGATGGGATGAAGCTGAATTCGAGTTATTAAAAAAAGGTGCAATTACAAATTTAAGATCACAAGAAGCTAGTCCGACTTCAATAGCTTCTAATCAATATAATGTACTTATTTATGGAAAAGATAATATTCGCTCTAAAAATATATTAGGTGACATAAAATCTGTTGAATCTATTACAATCGATGATTTAAAAGCCTATTACAATAATTTCTTTTCTCCTTCAATAACAACAATGCATGTAGTTGGTGATATTGATAAAGAAAATATTATGGCTTCTTTACAAGAACTTGACAAAAAATGGATGGCTAAAGAAGTAACTATTCCTAGTTTTAAAACTCCTGAAGCTCCTGAAAAATCGACAGTATATTTTTATGATATTCCAAATGCTAAGCAATCTCAATTACGTTTTGGAGCACCAGCATTAGCTTTTAATGATGCGGATTATTATCCTGCTACTGTTATGAATTATATTTTAGGCGGTGGTGGATTTGCTTCTCAATTAACACAACAATTACGAGAAGGAAAAGGATATACTTACGGAGTAAGATCAGGTTTTTCTGGAGGAAAAGATAAAGGTGCATTTACTATTGGTAGTGGAGTGCGTAGTAATGTTACTTTAGAAGCTTCTCAATTAGTAAAGCAAATTCTAGAAAACTATGCGAAGAATTATTCTGAAAAAGATTTAGCAACAACTAAAGGTTTCTTGATTAAAAGTAATGCTAGAGCTTTTGAAACTACGGGTGCTAAACTAAGAATGTTAGAAAACATAAGTACATATAACTTAGCTAACAATTATATGAAGGATAGAGAAAAAATAGTTTCTGAAATGACTATTCTTAGAATTCAAGAATTAGCAAATCAATATGTAGATCCTAATAAAATGATTTGGTTAGTTGTTGGAGATGCTGAAACACAACTGAAAAGAATGAAAGAATTAGGTTTTGGAGAACCTGTACTTTTAAATAAACTTCAAGAAAAAGTAAAACAGTAA
- a CDS encoding carboxymuconolactone decarboxylase family protein, with product MSTLTVHTIETAPEKSKGQLEESVKAFGMLPNLHGVLAESPAILEGYKTLHHLFSTQTAFDAEELTVVWQTINVEHECHYCVPAHTAIAHMMKVNPELIDALRNKSAMPNAKLQALYDTTLIILRNRGNISKPELDKFYEAGYTERHVLEIILGLSQKVISNYVNHIANTEVDEPFKKFI from the coding sequence ATGAGTACATTAACTGTTCACACTATCGAAACAGCTCCTGAAAAAAGTAAAGGACAATTAGAAGAATCTGTAAAAGCATTTGGTATGTTACCAAACTTACATGGTGTATTAGCAGAATCTCCAGCTATTTTAGAAGGATATAAAACATTACATCATTTATTCTCTACACAAACAGCTTTTGACGCTGAAGAATTAACTGTAGTTTGGCAAACTATTAATGTAGAGCACGAATGTCATTATTGTGTTCCGGCACATACTGCTATTGCACATATGATGAAAGTCAATCCTGAACTAATTGATGCGTTAAGAAATAAAAGTGCTATGCCAAATGCTAAGTTACAAGCATTATACGATACAACGCTTATTATCTTAAGAAACAGAGGAAATATTTCTAAACCAGAGTTAGATAAATTTTATGAAGCTGGTTATACAGAAAGACATGTTTTAGAAATTATCTTGGGACTTTCTCAAAAAGTAATAAGTAATTACGTAAATCATATTGCAAATACTGAAGTAGATGAACCCTTTAAAAAGTTCATTTAA
- a CDS encoding TetR/AcrR family transcriptional regulator yields the protein MARKKEYIESEVIDKAMELFWKNGYETTSMHMLEQQMGINKFSIYSSFGSKKGVFLECVKSYRKKLLAITDKLKDSNNGIVGIKEYFYDFLEFAKDNNDFIKGCLVTNAANELNEDSDPVIKNQLSNFTKEIRSLFENNVRQEAGFSEVQIQEQSDYYIVSMFGLSSASRVFNKPQLHIFIENIFSKK from the coding sequence ATGGCACGAAAAAAAGAATACATAGAATCTGAAGTAATCGATAAAGCAATGGAACTGTTTTGGAAAAATGGTTACGAAACTACTTCTATGCACATGCTTGAGCAACAAATGGGCATTAATAAATTTTCTATTTATTCTAGTTTCGGAAGTAAGAAAGGTGTTTTCTTAGAGTGTGTGAAATCTTATAGAAAAAAGCTTTTAGCTATTACAGATAAATTAAAAGATTCAAATAATGGTATCGTAGGAATAAAAGAATATTTCTATGATTTTTTAGAATTTGCAAAAGATAATAATGACTTTATAAAAGGATGTTTAGTTACCAATGCTGCTAATGAATTAAACGAAGATTCTGATCCTGTTATTAAAAATCAATTATCAAACTTCACTAAAGAAATAAGAAGTTTATTTGAAAATAATGTTCGACAAGAAGCTGGCTTTTCCGAAGTTCAAATTCAAGAACAGTCAGATTATTATATTGTTTCTATGTTCGGTTTATCTTCAGCTTCTAGAGTATTTAACAAACCACAATTACATATTTTTATAGAAAACATATTTAGTAAAAAATAA
- the galE gene encoding UDP-glucose 4-epimerase GalE, whose product MKKILVTGGLGFIGSHTAVELQNSGFDVIIIDDLSNARIEVLENIGKITGKVPEFFQLDLKSKAQVTSFFENNHVDGIIHFAAFKAVGESVQKPLDYYENNIGSLVYILQEMRDRKLNNFIFSSSCTVYGQADELPITENAPIKPAESPYGNTKQIGEEIIQDSCKANGLNAIALRYFNPIGAHESAKIGELPLGVPQNLIPYVTQTAAGIREQLSIFGDDYDTPDGTAIRDYIHVVDLAKAHIAALNRLLHQKNETAFEVFNVGTGKGSSVLEIVKAFEKATNQNLNYKIVERRAGDITAAYADTNIANEKLNWKTEKSLEEALLSAWKWQNTQS is encoded by the coding sequence ATGAAAAAGATTCTTGTTACTGGTGGTTTAGGATTTATAGGTTCCCATACTGCTGTTGAATTACAAAATTCAGGCTTTGATGTTATTATAATCGATGATTTATCGAATGCCAGAATAGAAGTATTAGAAAATATTGGAAAAATCACAGGTAAAGTTCCTGAATTTTTTCAACTAGATCTAAAAAGTAAAGCACAAGTAACTTCTTTTTTTGAAAATAACCATGTTGATGGTATTATCCATTTTGCTGCATTTAAAGCAGTTGGAGAAAGTGTACAAAAACCTTTAGATTATTACGAGAATAATATTGGTAGTTTGGTATACATTCTTCAGGAAATGAGAGATAGAAAGTTAAATAATTTCATTTTTAGTTCTTCTTGTACAGTGTATGGACAAGCAGATGAATTACCAATAACTGAAAATGCTCCAATTAAACCAGCAGAATCTCCTTACGGAAATACTAAACAAATTGGAGAAGAAATTATACAAGATAGTTGTAAAGCAAATGGCTTAAATGCCATTGCTTTACGATATTTCAATCCGATTGGTGCTCATGAAAGTGCTAAAATTGGAGAACTTCCTTTAGGTGTTCCTCAAAATTTAATTCCATACGTAACACAAACTGCTGCTGGAATTAGAGAACAATTGTCAATTTTTGGTGATGATTACGATACTCCTGATGGAACTGCCATTCGCGATTATATCCATGTCGTTGATTTAGCCAAAGCACATATTGCTGCTTTAAATCGTTTACTACATCAGAAAAACGAAACAGCTTTTGAAGTCTTTAATGTAGGAACAGGAAAAGGTAGTTCTGTTTTAGAAATTGTTAAAGCTTTTGAGAAAGCTACCAATCAAAATTTAAACTATAAAATAGTTGAACGTAGAGCTGGAGATATTACAGCTGCTTATGCCGACACAAATATTGCTAACGAAAAACTGAATTGGAAAACAGAAAAAAGTTTAGAAGAAGCTCTGTTATCTGCTTGGAAATGGCAGAATACTCAATCTTAA